In Lacrimispora indolis DSM 755, a genomic segment contains:
- a CDS encoding membrane protein yields the protein MKNLFKTKLNAACFVLIPACIGINYLGKLFASVLKLPLWLDSIGTCIGGILGGPVIGGICGAANNLIYGFTTGDSITLVYALTSLGIGVAVGIMARIGYMEKLSGAILTACVAGLTAVVISTPLNIIFWGGTTGNIWGDAVFAWSQASGLPVALGSFLDEVIVDVPDKLITLLIVYAIIKGLPKKLTSLYELDDEVMSLD from the coding sequence ATGAAAAATTTATTCAAAACCAAATTGAACGCGGCCTGCTTTGTGCTGATTCCGGCCTGCATTGGCATTAACTATTTAGGAAAGCTGTTTGCGTCTGTTTTAAAGCTGCCTCTTTGGCTGGATTCCATCGGCACCTGCATCGGAGGTATTCTGGGCGGGCCTGTGATCGGCGGAATCTGCGGAGCTGCCAACAACTTGATTTACGGCTTTACTACCGGTGATTCCATTACTCTGGTCTATGCATTAACCAGCTTGGGAATCGGCGTTGCCGTAGGAATCATGGCAAGGATCGGATACATGGAAAAGCTTTCAGGAGCCATTCTCACCGCTTGTGTGGCAGGACTTACGGCTGTTGTGATCTCCACGCCTTTAAACATCATCTTCTGGGGCGGGACCACCGGAAACATCTGGGGAGATGCTGTCTTTGCCTGGTCACAGGCTTCCGGGCTTCCCGTTGCCCTTGGTTCCTTCCTTGACGAGGTTATCGTGGATGTGCCTGATAAGCTGATCACCCTTTTGATCGTGTATGCAATCATAAAAGGTCTTCCAAAGAAACTCACTTCCCTTTACGAACTGGATGATGAAGTAATGAGTCTGGATTAA
- a CDS encoding nucleoside phosphorylase, with translation MAEIMPHIKLSEEQAVPYGLLPGDPKRLDRIASCLTDVEELAYNREFRSLKGKYRGVPVMAVSTGIGGASAAIAVEELARIGVKAMIRIGSCGALQKGIRLGDLILVNGAVRDDGASSSYVDSIYPAVPDTELLLSCMKSAGELGARVHVGIARSHDSFYIDEEKEVCAYWAGKGVMGSDMETAALFVAGGLRGVKTASILNVVVEHEEPIEDNINSYTGGESAMMRGEHLEILTALEAFVRLDQG, from the coding sequence ATGGCTGAGATCATGCCTCATATCAAGCTGTCGGAGGAACAGGCCGTTCCCTATGGACTGCTGCCGGGAGATCCGAAACGTCTCGATCGGATCGCATCCTGCCTCACGGATGTGGAGGAACTGGCTTATAACAGGGAATTCCGAAGTCTTAAGGGAAAATACAGGGGAGTTCCTGTCATGGCAGTATCCACAGGGATCGGAGGAGCGTCCGCTGCCATTGCAGTGGAGGAACTGGCGAGAATCGGAGTGAAGGCCATGATCCGGATCGGAAGCTGCGGAGCACTTCAAAAGGGGATCCGTCTTGGGGATTTGATTCTGGTAAATGGGGCCGTCCGTGACGATGGAGCCTCGTCCTCTTATGTGGACTCCATCTATCCGGCCGTACCGGATACGGAGCTTTTGTTATCCTGCATGAAAAGTGCCGGAGAATTAGGCGCAAGAGTTCATGTGGGTATTGCCAGAAGCCACGACAGCTTTTACATTGATGAGGAAAAAGAAGTCTGTGCTTATTGGGCAGGAAAAGGAGTGATGGGCTCTGATATGGAAACCGCGGCGTTATTTGTGGCGGGCGGACTGCGGGGAGTGAAAACCGCCTCCATTTTAAATGTTGTGGTTGAGCATGAGGAACCCATAGAAGACAACATCAACAGCTATACGGGCGGAGAGTCCGCCATGATGAGGGGAGAGCATTTGGAGATCCTGACGGCTTTGGAGGCCTTTGTCCGGCTGGATCAGGGTTGA
- a CDS encoding MurR/RpiR family transcriptional regulator: MVTLHLDDAVIKSLSSNELNILKYVYEHTEEVLDMSIQSLASQTAYSSATILRFCKKLGYSGFAEFKYALRAEGRKENPQPPSSKAQDFTTRIMIDSLCSNVEGTSNLISEDQLSHAFRYFDSDCPIYLWAPGGITSILSDYFEKLLFSIGRQNVYKIESGKMGEHILSNIHTKSLLILISTTGDFGPTVRLGKIARMNNVPILSITPYTNNAVANLATVNFRFFTDQRENRGAEFTSRLPVFYVINVIIRSYLHYKLSGREQAEQGGNHDSFI; the protein is encoded by the coding sequence ATGGTCACACTTCATCTGGATGACGCTGTTATCAAAAGCTTGAGCAGCAATGAGCTGAACATCCTGAAATATGTCTATGAACACACGGAAGAGGTTCTGGATATGAGCATACAGTCACTGGCTTCCCAAACAGCCTATTCCTCCGCCACCATCCTGCGTTTCTGTAAGAAGCTTGGGTATTCCGGCTTTGCGGAGTTCAAATATGCCCTGCGGGCTGAAGGAAGAAAGGAAAACCCCCAGCCTCCGTCTTCAAAGGCCCAGGATTTTACCACCCGGATCATGATCGACAGCCTGTGCTCCAATGTGGAAGGGACCTCCAATCTTATATCCGAGGACCAGCTCAGCCATGCCTTCCGGTATTTTGACAGCGACTGTCCCATTTACTTATGGGCTCCCGGAGGGATCACTTCCATTCTGAGCGACTATTTTGAAAAGCTTCTGTTCTCCATCGGACGCCAGAATGTGTATAAGATCGAATCCGGAAAAATGGGAGAGCACATTTTGAGCAATATTCATACGAAGTCCCTGCTGATCTTAATCAGCACCACCGGCGATTTCGGCCCCACCGTTCGCCTTGGTAAAATCGCCCGGATGAACAATGTCCCCATTCTCTCCATCACCCCATATACCAACAATGCAGTTGCCAATCTGGCCACAGTCAACTTCCGCTTCTTCACCGACCAGCGTGAAAACAGGGGAGCAGAATTCACCTCCAGGCTTCCGGTATTTTATGTGATCAACGTGATCATACGCAGTTATCTGCACTACAAGCTGTCCGGCAGGGAACAGGCGGAGCAGGGAGGAAACCATGATTCCTTTATTTGA
- a CDS encoding MurR/RpiR family transcriptional regulator, giving the protein MIPLFEKAHQLTLTDTEEEILKYFESNLPSAVYANLNDLSAGLYTSNATIVRFCQKLGLKGYNEFKYQVRKELKQLHPQTFRADDLIHHSLALFKDNLEQVDEEKLEEIAGLLTSDRPIYIYGSNLSSLAAKYLQTVLTTLDYPCILIEWQRLLNGLIHEISSNAVLFIITAHGDARRYLSVFRKAKARGAITVLLTCEKDSPLIPYSTIALCTNDRNEEYRHVDINPRLGIFTIVQILIELAARIKQNPQTDGGGSSALP; this is encoded by the coding sequence ATGATTCCTTTATTTGAAAAAGCACATCAGCTTACGCTTACGGATACGGAAGAAGAGATCCTTAAGTATTTTGAATCCAATCTTCCCTCAGCTGTTTATGCCAATTTAAACGATTTAAGCGCCGGCTTATATACTTCCAACGCCACCATTGTCCGTTTCTGCCAGAAGCTTGGGTTAAAGGGCTATAATGAATTCAAGTACCAGGTGCGCAAGGAATTAAAGCAGCTTCATCCCCAGACCTTCCGTGCAGACGACTTAATCCACCACTCCCTCGCCTTATTTAAGGACAATTTAGAGCAGGTGGATGAAGAAAAGCTGGAAGAGATCGCAGGGCTTTTGACCAGCGACCGGCCCATCTATATCTACGGCTCCAATTTAAGCTCCCTGGCGGCCAAATACCTTCAGACCGTTTTAACCACCCTTGACTATCCCTGCATTCTGATCGAGTGGCAGCGCCTGTTGAATGGGCTTATACACGAGATCAGCAGCAATGCCGTCCTTTTCATCATCACGGCCCATGGAGATGCCAGGCGTTATCTCTCCGTATTCCGAAAGGCAAAGGCCCGGGGCGCCATCACGGTCCTGCTCACCTGCGAAAAGGACAGCCCTCTGATCCCCTACAGCACCATCGCTCTCTGCACCAATGACCGGAATGAGGAATACCGCCATGTAGACATCAATCCAAGGCTTGGAATCTTTACCATTGTCCAGATCCTCATTGAGCTGGCTGCCAGGATCAAACAGAATCCCCAGACAGATGGAGGCGGCTCCTCCGCTCTGCCTTAA
- a CDS encoding PTS transporter subunit EIIC: protein MKKNRVMDFFSALGRSLLMPIAALAACGIVLGLTSALMKAQVQAAAPFLQQGLVYFIIFTLNKVSSVVFTLIPVLFSISISFGLAKEEKEIAAFAGFIGYYTFLVASSCMINSGFMNFGALKISTILGVETLDMGAVAGILSGIITASLHNRYHKVTFPVAISFYGGKRFVAIVVIMAMAVVGLSAPIIWSPVSMVIDGMGGLISATGLAGVFGYGFLERLLIPTGLHHVLNGIFRTTSIGGTYEGVEGCLNIFLQFVDKVDISELRPFTVFLGQGKMPMMMFGLPAAALAIYKTSPPEKKNRVKALMIAGVAASIVSGITEPLEFSFMFIAPPLFLFHAVMGGLSFMLMAAFKVVIGNTGGGLIDFLIWGVFQPGSRWYWVIITGPFFSLIYYYVFKSYLTKKQLSVDVSDEEPETDIQESTMEDKQHALAFRIIEGLGGQDNISAVNNCLTRLRVDIKDMGLVNEELLKKTGAMGFVRSSDIHIQVIYGPKVEGIASNVREVLKY from the coding sequence ATGAAGAAAAACAGGGTCATGGACTTTTTCTCGGCTTTGGGGCGCAGTTTGCTGATGCCAATTGCAGCTTTGGCCGCATGTGGAATTGTTCTGGGGTTGACTTCCGCGCTCATGAAGGCGCAGGTACAGGCGGCAGCTCCGTTTTTGCAGCAGGGGCTTGTCTATTTCATTATTTTTACTTTAAATAAGGTATCAAGTGTTGTATTTACATTGATTCCGGTGCTGTTTTCCATTTCCATTTCCTTTGGTCTGGCAAAAGAAGAAAAGGAAATAGCGGCATTTGCAGGCTTTATCGGGTATTATACATTTTTGGTGGCATCGTCATGTATGATCAATTCCGGCTTTATGAATTTCGGAGCCTTGAAGATATCCACCATTCTGGGCGTAGAGACATTGGATATGGGTGCTGTAGCAGGTATACTTTCCGGTATCATAACTGCCTCACTTCATAACCGGTATCATAAAGTCACCTTTCCAGTGGCCATCTCCTTTTACGGAGGCAAGCGTTTTGTGGCCATTGTGGTCATTATGGCCATGGCGGTCGTGGGTCTGTCAGCACCTATCATATGGTCACCCGTATCCATGGTCATTGACGGCATGGGAGGACTGATATCTGCAACAGGGCTGGCCGGAGTATTCGGCTATGGATTCCTGGAGCGTCTGCTGATCCCCACCGGACTGCACCATGTTTTAAACGGCATTTTCCGCACCACCTCCATCGGAGGGACTTATGAAGGCGTGGAAGGGTGTCTGAATATTTTCTTACAGTTTGTGGACAAGGTAGACATTTCAGAGCTTAGGCCGTTTACGGTATTTTTAGGGCAGGGCAAGATGCCCATGATGATGTTCGGCCTTCCGGCAGCGGCTTTGGCCATTTATAAGACTTCTCCTCCTGAGAAGAAGAACAGGGTAAAGGCCCTTATGATCGCAGGCGTTGCAGCCAGTATTGTATCCGGAATTACGGAACCTTTGGAATTCTCATTTATGTTCATTGCACCTCCGCTGTTTTTGTTCCATGCGGTTATGGGAGGTCTGTCCTTTATGCTCATGGCAGCATTTAAGGTGGTTATCGGAAACACAGGCGGCGGCCTGATCGATTTCCTGATCTGGGGCGTGTTCCAGCCGGGATCCCGGTGGTACTGGGTGATCATCACGGGACCCTTCTTCTCCCTGATCTACTATTACGTATTCAAAAGTTATCTGACGAAAAAGCAGCTTTCCGTTGATGTATCTGACGAAGAACCAGAGACAGACATTCAGGAAAGCACCATGGAGGACAAGCAGCATGCGCTGGCATTCAGGATCATAGAAGGGCTTGGAGGACAGGACAATATCTCAGCGGTGAACAACTGTCTGACCAGACTCCGTGTGGATATAAAGGATATGGGACTGGTGAATGAAGAGCTTTTAAAGAAAACAGGAGCAATGGGTTTTGTCCGCTCCAGCGATATTCACATTCAGGTGATTTATGGGCCAAAGGTTGAAGGGATCGCATCAAATGTGAGGGAAGTATTAAAATATTAA
- a CDS encoding 6-phospho-alpha-glucosidase, producing MRTFHVCIVGGGSTFTLGFLKSFVRLREEFPLKKLVLFDIDGDRQEPIGKYGEILFKERFPELDFSYTTDIREAYEGMDFIFMQMRAGGLSMRAKDEHIPLSMGLVGQETCGAGGMAYGLRSCVDMIKAVHDIRTYAPEAWILNYSNPAAIVAEALRREFPEDKKILNICDQPENVVRSCSRLLKCSWEDLDPVYFGLNHYGWFTHMYDVHTGEDLLPKIREMVAQNGFLPQDAEQRDKSWLDTYGMVKTLMEDFPDFLPNTYDQYYLYPEYKASHLNPEFTRADEVMAGRERRVFGECAEVIREGKLGDKFDEISDAHAEMMIKVAESIAHNKNDRHIMIIENNGAIANMQNDAMVEVVCELGANGPRPMRVGNIPQFYLGLLVNQVSCEKLIVDAYFENSYQKALEAFTLNRLINDAKKARKVLDALIEANKGMWPELK from the coding sequence ATGAGAACGTTTCATGTATGTATCGTTGGAGGCGGAAGCACCTTTACACTTGGATTCTTAAAGTCATTTGTCAGGCTGAGAGAGGAGTTTCCCTTAAAGAAGCTGGTGCTCTTTGACATTGACGGGGACCGCCAGGAGCCTATTGGAAAGTATGGTGAGATTCTCTTTAAGGAGAGGTTTCCGGAGCTGGATTTCTCTTATACCACCGATATCAGGGAAGCCTATGAGGGGATGGATTTTATATTCATGCAGATGCGTGCCGGAGGGCTGTCCATGCGCGCAAAGGATGAGCACATTCCCTTAAGCATGGGGCTGGTGGGGCAGGAAACCTGCGGGGCAGGCGGTATGGCCTATGGCCTTCGGTCCTGTGTGGATATGATCAAGGCCGTACACGATATCCGGACCTATGCGCCGGAGGCATGGATCTTAAATTACTCCAACCCTGCTGCTATCGTTGCGGAAGCGCTCCGCAGGGAATTCCCGGAGGACAAGAAGATCTTAAACATCTGTGACCAGCCGGAAAACGTGGTCCGCTCCTGCAGCAGGCTTTTAAAATGCAGCTGGGAGGATTTGGATCCGGTTTACTTCGGACTGAATCACTATGGCTGGTTTACTCATATGTATGACGTTCATACAGGAGAAGACCTGCTTCCAAAGATCAGGGAAATGGTTGCCCAGAACGGCTTCCTTCCCCAGGATGCGGAGCAAAGGGACAAATCCTGGCTGGACACTTACGGAATGGTAAAGACGCTCATGGAAGATTTTCCGGATTTCCTGCCTAACACCTATGACCAGTATTACCTGTATCCGGAATACAAGGCCAGCCATCTGAATCCTGAATTTACACGTGCCGATGAGGTCATGGCAGGAAGAGAAAGGAGGGTATTCGGTGAGTGTGCAGAGGTGATCAGGGAAGGAAAGCTGGGAGATAAGTTCGATGAAATTTCTGATGCCCATGCGGAAATGATGATCAAGGTTGCGGAATCCATTGCCCACAATAAAAATGACAGGCATATCATGATCATTGAAAACAACGGAGCCATTGCCAATATGCAGAATGATGCCATGGTAGAGGTGGTGTGCGAGCTTGGAGCAAATGGCCCCCGCCCCATGAGAGTGGGAAATATTCCACAGTTTTATCTGGGACTTCTGGTAAACCAGGTATCCTGTGAAAAGCTGATCGTAGATGCGTATTTTGAGAACTCTTATCAGAAAGCTCTGGAGGCATTTACCCTTAACAGGCTGATCAATGATGCAAAGAAGGCCAGAAAAGTGCTGGATGCCTTGATCGAGGCTAATAAAGGCATGTGGCCGGAGTTAAAATAA
- a CDS encoding MerR family transcriptional regulator — translation MLSIGEFSKICEVSAKTLRYYAEIGLIIPSEVNPENGYRYYSIEQLKNMLFINRLKSQHFSLEEIKSIMETEEADRDRMLYSSLSKKKRDLQDRAASLEAALQMVHNDMSCLENGNSVMSYLDAIDVELADVQSMNILSIRKVLSIEECSKGYVGFFSKLFEKIAAENLTITGIPMTMYHNPEYNPMEYDIEFAVPVKEFVTGTRDFKAGLCVKSVIRGEFSELTSVHARQREWAESEGYEFIKPPFEIYRKSPENREERSSPEDSITEFYYPVKKK, via the coding sequence GTGCTATCAATAGGAGAATTTTCAAAAATATGTGAAGTATCGGCAAAAACACTTCGTTATTATGCTGAAATAGGATTGATCATACCAAGCGAAGTAAATCCTGAAAACGGGTATCGATATTATTCCATTGAACAGCTAAAAAACATGCTGTTCATCAACCGGTTAAAATCACAGCATTTTTCACTGGAAGAAATCAAGTCCATCATGGAGACAGAGGAAGCAGACAGGGATCGTATGCTTTATTCCTCTTTGAGTAAAAAGAAACGTGATCTTCAGGATCGTGCTGCTTCTTTAGAGGCTGCATTGCAAATGGTCCATAATGATATGTCATGTCTGGAAAACGGAAATTCCGTGATGTCATATCTTGATGCGATTGATGTGGAACTTGCCGACGTACAGTCCATGAACATTCTTTCTATCCGCAAAGTGTTAAGCATAGAAGAATGTTCAAAGGGATATGTGGGATTTTTTAGTAAGCTCTTTGAAAAAATTGCTGCTGAAAACCTTACTATAACGGGAATTCCCATGACAATGTACCATAATCCGGAATATAACCCCATGGAATATGATATTGAATTTGCTGTCCCTGTTAAAGAATTTGTAACCGGAACAAGGGATTTTAAAGCCGGTCTGTGCGTAAAGTCCGTAATAAGAGGAGAATTTTCAGAATTAACGTCTGTCCATGCCAGACAACGTGAATGGGCAGAATCAGAAGGATATGAATTTATTAAACCGCCCTTTGAAATATACAGGAAAAGCCCGGAAAACCGGGAAGAGCGCTCCTCACCGGAAGACAGCATCACCGAGTTTTATTATCCTGTTAAGAAAAAATAA
- a CDS encoding GyrI-like domain-containing protein, with the protein MKVNVENITAQPIVYMRQTGPYGGAQNFQLMENMKQWIRNHNLWNDTGIIYGIPRDNAAVTPLGQCRYDVCFVSEIKFRDNWIHHGTLPSGMYLVFEVLHTVNEVTLFWETISEIMAQEKQQIDESRPVLERYKTELVEKGFCEFCVPIL; encoded by the coding sequence ATGAAAGTTAATGTGGAAAATATTACGGCCCAACCGATTGTTTACATGCGTCAGACCGGACCATACGGCGGAGCACAGAATTTTCAGCTCATGGAAAACATGAAACAATGGATACGCAATCACAACCTGTGGAATGATACCGGTATCATATATGGAATCCCACGGGATAATGCCGCAGTCACTCCTCTCGGACAATGCCGATATGATGTCTGCTTTGTTTCTGAAATCAAGTTCCGGGATAACTGGATCCATCACGGTACATTGCCGTCCGGTATGTATCTTGTCTTTGAAGTTTTACATACTGTTAACGAGGTAACACTTTTCTGGGAAACAATCAGTGAGATTATGGCACAGGAAAAACAGCAGATTGATGAAAGCCGTCCGGTCTTGGAACGATATAAAACTGAGCTGGTTGAAAAAGGATTTTGTGAGTTTTGTGTACCAATTCTTTGA
- a CDS encoding MerR family transcriptional regulator produces the protein MSYTVHEVADISGVTIKTLYHYQKIGLLMPESIAENGYRYYGDKELEQLQQILFYRELDFPLKKIKAVMQNGPSRLRCLCEQKTLLMARRQRISSMLHTLEETIICAEKGANMSKEKMFAGLNKQEWEAALEPQNEYLNENYGYTIDTGVIDPEAMNEKADEASEFMNFMADAIRKGVSVNADEVQSAIKKHIQFMRQDMDIDAQGFAAQSKFLMTDEFHRQMLEKQQTGLSYYICFAAESYAAK, from the coding sequence ATGTCATACACAGTACACGAAGTGGCAGATATATCTGGTGTAACAATAAAGACCTTATATCATTATCAGAAGATCGGGCTGCTTATGCCGGAAAGTATTGCAGAAAATGGATACAGGTACTATGGCGACAAGGAGCTTGAACAGCTCCAGCAAATCCTGTTTTACCGTGAACTTGATTTTCCCCTGAAAAAAATCAAAGCTGTCATGCAAAACGGCCCCTCCCGCCTGCGGTGCTTATGTGAGCAAAAAACTTTGTTGATGGCGCGCCGGCAAAGGATCAGCAGCATGTTGCATACGCTTGAAGAAACAATCATCTGTGCGGAGAAAGGAGCTAATATGAGTAAAGAAAAGATGTTTGCAGGTCTGAACAAACAAGAATGGGAGGCTGCATTAGAACCACAGAACGAGTATCTGAATGAAAATTACGGTTATACCATTGACACCGGTGTCATCGATCCGGAAGCAATGAATGAAAAGGCTGATGAAGCCTCAGAGTTTATGAATTTCATGGCAGATGCCATTAGAAAGGGTGTCAGTGTCAATGCCGATGAGGTTCAATCTGCCATCAAAAAGCATATTCAGTTTATGCGGCAAGATATGGACATTGATGCACAAGGTTTTGCTGCCCAATCGAAATTTTTAATGACGGATGAGTTTCACCGGCAAATGCTCGAAAAACAGCAGACCGGTTTAAGCTATTATATTTGTTTTGCGGCTGAAAGCTACGCTGCAAAATAA
- a CDS encoding VOC family protein — protein MGSKLTLNMVVVNAMEAMEFYEKVFDAKRGDVFHFPDKKGVNEANVIVGDVELRLIDENASYSCYPPKKGEIDSIWLQLIVDDTEAVLKRAVENGAVVGQEVSEFMGTKYAEITDPFGYTWTINQIVREISYEERYQFYVEQQENAEN, from the coding sequence ATGGGCAGTAAATTAACATTGAATATGGTTGTAGTCAATGCAATGGAGGCAATGGAATTTTACGAAAAGGTGTTTGATGCCAAACGGGGCGATGTATTTCACTTTCCGGACAAAAAGGGTGTAAATGAGGCAAATGTTATCGTAGGTGACGTTGAATTACGGCTCATCGATGAGAATGCATCTTATAGCTGTTATCCCCCGAAGAAAGGTGAAATTGACTCCATATGGCTTCAGTTGATCGTGGATGACACGGAAGCAGTTTTAAAAAGAGCTGTGGAGAATGGTGCTGTTGTGGGGCAGGAGGTATCCGAGTTCATGGGTACAAAATATGCAGAAATCACAGACCCTTTCGGCTACACTTGGACAATTAACCAGATTGTTCGGGAGATATCCTATGAAGAGCGCTACCAGTTTTATGTGGAGCAACAGGAGAATGCAGAAAATTAA
- a CDS encoding SRPBCC family protein, with the protein MKFKGEVNTAFYFETAFEGSRHPHYGRFLRLVPDQLVELTWLTGADGTKGAETVVTVELKEAERETVLRLNHAGFSDEESRDKHEQAWPLVLDQLEDRLVKFYS; encoded by the coding sequence ATTAAATTTAAAGGAGAAGTCAATACTGCTTTTTATTTTGAAACAGCCTTTGAAGGGAGCCGTCATCCTCATTATGGACGTTTTCTCAGACTTGTGCCTGACCAGCTGGTTGAACTAACATGGCTGACGGGAGCTGACGGAACCAAAGGTGCTGAAACGGTTGTTACCGTGGAATTAAAAGAAGCTGAGAGAGAGACAGTATTACGGTTAAATCATGCAGGGTTTTCTGATGAAGAATCAAGGGACAAGCATGAACAGGCATGGCCGCTGGTTCTGGATCAACTGGAGGATCGGCTGGTGAAGTTTTATTCATAG
- a CDS encoding MFS transporter, producing the protein MFRFRSHKEQSAEQTVDKKALIFGLMSVFLCGIGFSIISPVVPYLVQPYTSSPGEQAIVVTMLTSVYAVCVFFAAPGLGALSDKYGRRPLLLVCLLGSAIGYTIFGIGGALWILFAGRIIEGITGGSISTIFAYFADITPRDQRVKYFGWVSAFSGAGVVIGPTVGGLLARFGYSVPMYFGAVITLLNVAFGILYMPESLHKNNRLKEITLVRLNPFTQLINVLSIKNLKRLLVSAFLLWIPNGSLQAVFSQFTVDTFNWQPAVIGLMYSIMGIQDIVSQGLIMPRLLIKLSDAQIAILGMVSEIIGYSFIAASALVSFYPLLIAGMFIFGFGDSIFGPSFNGMVSKSADPSEQGRIQGGSQSIQALARIIGPVIGGQIYVSLGHAAPAFMGMVLIAAAIPVLYKDTHVNVQTA; encoded by the coding sequence ATGTTTAGATTTAGATCACACAAGGAACAGAGCGCAGAACAAACCGTAGATAAAAAGGCATTAATCTTCGGTCTTATGTCTGTGTTTCTTTGCGGAATAGGCTTCAGTATCATATCACCTGTTGTTCCATACTTAGTCCAGCCTTATACAAGCAGCCCCGGAGAGCAGGCCATAGTTGTTACGATGCTGACCTCTGTTTATGCAGTCTGCGTGTTTTTTGCAGCCCCCGGACTTGGAGCTTTGAGCGACAAATATGGCAGACGTCCTTTGCTCTTAGTATGCCTCCTGGGTTCTGCAATCGGGTACACGATTTTTGGCATTGGAGGAGCTCTGTGGATTCTGTTTGCCGGGCGCATAATAGAAGGAATAACAGGCGGGAGCATAAGCACTATCTTCGCCTATTTTGCAGACATCACACCAAGAGACCAGCGAGTCAAATATTTTGGCTGGGTAAGTGCGTTTTCAGGTGCAGGCGTTGTCATCGGCCCGACTGTGGGGGGATTACTTGCCAGGTTCGGTTATTCTGTACCAATGTATTTTGGTGCAGTCATCACATTATTAAATGTTGCTTTTGGAATCTTGTATATGCCTGAAAGCCTTCATAAGAATAACAGATTGAAAGAGATCACCCTTGTAAGACTGAATCCATTTACGCAGCTTATAAATGTCCTTTCCATAAAGAATTTAAAAAGGCTGCTTGTCTCAGCGTTCTTGCTTTGGATACCCAACGGATCTTTACAGGCAGTTTTTTCACAATTTACGGTGGATACTTTCAATTGGCAGCCTGCGGTCATCGGGCTCATGTATTCCATTATGGGCATACAGGACATCGTTTCGCAAGGGCTCATAATGCCAAGACTTTTAATAAAGCTCAGTGATGCACAGATCGCAATTCTTGGTATGGTTTCAGAGATTATAGGCTACAGTTTTATTGCAGCGTCGGCTTTGGTTTCATTCTATCCCCTTCTGATTGCCGGTATGTTTATCTTTGGCTTTGGTGATTCGATTTTTGGTCCTTCATTCAATGGAATGGTTTCCAAGTCAGCCGATCCCAGTGAACAAGGACGGATCCAGGGAGGCAGCCAGTCGATTCAGGCTTTGGCAAGGATCATTGGTCCTGTCATTGGAGGGCAGATTTACGTATCACTTGGTCATGCAGCACCTGCCTTTATGGGTATGGTCCTGATAGCGGCTGCAATACCGGTTTTGTATAAAGATACCCATGTAAACGTACAAACGGCCTGA
- a CDS encoding MarR family transcriptional regulator: MNKEEQIMMGFRDVFNKMAWLNKSKMEDRLKEYKPSEVHCIQYIGKNADPNVTKLAESFYMTNGAISKMTKKLIKKGIIESYQKPDNKKEIYFRLTDQGKEVYNIHEELHKEFQDRDKAVFEQVTEEQFDCMLKLVERYNRHLDEEIKKRGIDVNRNKFE; this comes from the coding sequence AGAGACGTATTTAACAAGATGGCCTGGCTAAATAAATCTAAGATGGAAGACAGGCTTAAGGAGTATAAGCCCTCTGAAGTACATTGCATCCAATATATTGGAAAAAATGCAGATCCCAACGTGACAAAACTTGCGGAGTCCTTTTATATGACCAACGGTGCCATAAGCAAAATGACCAAAAAACTTATAAAAAAAGGGATTATCGAAAGCTATCAAAAGCCGGATAACAAGAAAGAAATCTATTTTAGGCTCACTGACCAAGGAAAAGAAGTTTATAATATTCATGAGGAATTGCATAAAGAATTTCAAGATAGGGATAAAGCCGTATTTGAACAGGTGACAGAGGAACAATTTGACTGTATGCTTAAGCTGGTGGAAAGATATAACAGGCATCTGGATGAAGAGATAAAGAAGCGGGGGATCGATGTAAACCGGAACAAATTTGAATAA